In a single window of the Sporichthyaceae bacterium genome:
- a CDS encoding nuclear transport factor 2 family protein — MITELTDLHPTWAARFNARDLDGMLALCEQGAAFVPQPGTVLTAAGDVRAALRQFLALKLPIHVEVRHSIEAGDVGLVVADWVISGAGPDGSPVDLRGSASDVARRGSDGWKIAIDNPFGTA; from the coding sequence GTGATCACCGAACTGACCGATCTGCACCCCACCTGGGCCGCTCGCTTCAACGCCCGGGACCTGGACGGCATGCTGGCGCTGTGCGAGCAGGGCGCGGCCTTCGTACCGCAGCCCGGCACCGTGCTCACCGCGGCCGGAGACGTACGGGCCGCCCTGCGCCAATTCCTGGCACTGAAGCTGCCGATCCACGTCGAGGTCCGGCACAGCATCGAAGCCGGCGATGTCGGCCTCGTCGTCGCCGATTGGGTGATCTCGGGCGCGGGCCCGGACGGCTCACCGGTCGACCTGCGGGGTTCTGCATCCGACGTCGCCCGTCGCGGCAGCGACGGCTGGAAGATTGCTATCGACAACCCGTTCGGCACTGCGTGA